The following coding sequences are from one Octopus bimaculoides isolate UCB-OBI-ISO-001 chromosome 3, ASM119413v2, whole genome shotgun sequence window:
- the LOC106880477 gene encoding uncharacterized protein LOC106880477, translating into MIIYGPSALNFLMGQQSGYTKYPGFLCMWDSRDRVNHYVKKDWPPRTNMAPCRAASILKESLVELDKIIYSPLHIKLGLIKQFVKTLDKNGEYFKYICSVFPDLTTGKLKAGTFEGPQIRKLLKDTNFVKTMSKNETPISLAFAEVVQNFLEKHKSENYKDLVTNLISTIRDIGANMSIKMHYFFSHIDRFPENLGDVRDEQGERFHQDIKEMETRYQGRWDAVMMADY; encoded by the coding sequence ATGATCATATATGGGCCATCAGCGTTGAATTTTCTCATGGGACAGCAATCTGGTTATACCAAATACCCAGGCTTTCTTTGCATGTGGGACAGCAGAGACCGAGTAAATCACTATGTTAAGAAAGATTGGCCGCCTCGAACGAATATGGCTCCATGTAGAGCTGCCAGTATATTGAAAGAATCTTTAGTTGAGCTAGATAAGATCATTTACTCCCCTTTGCACATCAAACTCGGATTGATCAAGCAATTCGTCAAAACTCTTGACAAAAATGGGGAGTACTTTAAGTATATCTGTAGTGTATTTCCAGACTTGACGACTGGAAAACTTAAAGCAGGGACTTTTGAAGGGCCACAGATCCGTAAACTTTTGAAGGACACAAATTTCGTGAAAACGATGAGCAAAAATGAAACACCGATTTCACTAGCCTTTGCAGAAGTAGTGCAAAATTTCCTTGAGAAACACAAAAGTGAAAACTATAAAGACCTTGTTACCAACTTGATATCAACTATCCGTGATATTGGCGCGAATATGAGCATcaaaatgcattatttttttaGTCATATTGATCGTTTTCCTGAAAATCTCGGAGATGTTAGAGATGAACAAGGCGAACGATTCCATCAGGACATCAAGGAGATGGAAACTCGGTACCAAGGACGTTGGGATGCTGTGATGATGGCAGACTATTGA